Proteins co-encoded in one Cytophaga hutchinsonii ATCC 33406 genomic window:
- a CDS encoding T9SS type A sorting domain-containing protein, translating into MKKNLLWLLVFLLVTQNLFGQRQMNYWALPPYKIDFTESSPTTDLLPAYNTAEFYGLSGLAFDNSGNLIVAGYQDHSIRKVNPSGIVSTIAGNGTSGLIDATGSAARFNLPAAVVLDAAQNIYIADNGNHCIRKITPAGVVITFAGSGTAGSNDGTGTAAQFNNPYGMAIDASGNLYVADSGNNLIRKITSSGVVTTIAGNTTPGYVDGTGTAARFYLPVNITLDVSGNFFITDNRNHRIRKMTSAGVVSTVAGSGSAGYMNGTGVTAQFNRPYGIVVDAFSNLYVTDTNNGVIRKITSSGVVSTYAGTGTPGFADGPAANAQFQWPTGLTINASGDLYEADNETHRVRKVTPAGIVSTFAGNGNAGFANTAALSEYAVSNGAFDENGNVLFTVTDDEIRNAAGISVGTLANYTLLPEGHFYGTLGKEISIVPVPGSCRDFYILYLKYGSSIWHQSVYLLSAKVSVSIAGVVTIVNNGTVVGMTGGNFMSFAVSKLNSIDNTRNLFAIGDYILKKYTISSSGISAETSILSVTPSATKVLELNDNGDKLAWIEGGISSSTASIHIYNVLLDTEIKKNISIPYAYYYGIEFSPDENYIYFSVLSYPTSLGGIYKVPATGLTGSVTPIQITSGSYMYTELELGRDGFIYAVDGLPSTSTTTSSGILGKINSLTDAVTAVNIPVSSAKYVGLLHGDFYMLPDQIDGENYDYFFGTPQLTHSFKINGTPVSPAVATNTFTCAAIVLQNTASAATAYQITINKADANGNVVSGYSYTTGLIASAPPSTIDLKALDAAYLASATGYFKIQFFTQNACTSSTYIGLIQNSTISAASANFKLNDGDGHAFSPDNTLPGDTLSASGGSISGHYSTGYIATYEIKVDKVDCSTGSVLTANVVNVPATAVTNGDPSTITAVSFNLKSTPKNYFFSNAGCFKVTYTVTNACGSSSQTGYFNSDPALFRIGNNLESTSNANNIYPNPTKGLTTVVFLSKEERIVTCALSNIQGGNVLRVVDAYSASTGINEMTFDTTNIPAGIYLYQLLDGTNTIQTGKLVITK; encoded by the coding sequence ATGAAAAAAAATCTTTTATGGTTGCTTGTTTTTTTACTTGTAACGCAAAATCTTTTTGGTCAAAGACAAATGAATTACTGGGCTTTGCCACCTTATAAAATTGATTTTACAGAATCTTCCCCTACAACAGATCTTCTACCAGCATATAACACAGCAGAGTTTTATGGATTATCAGGTTTAGCTTTTGATAATTCAGGTAATTTAATAGTAGCTGGTTATCAAGATCATTCTATTCGTAAGGTTAATCCAAGTGGAATTGTAAGTACTATTGCAGGTAATGGCACATCTGGTTTAATTGATGCAACAGGTTCTGCTGCACGTTTTAATCTTCCCGCAGCAGTGGTATTAGATGCTGCGCAAAATATTTACATAGCTGATAATGGAAATCATTGTATACGTAAAATTACTCCCGCAGGTGTCGTAATAACTTTTGCAGGAAGTGGTACTGCTGGTTCTAATGATGGAACAGGCACTGCCGCCCAGTTTAATAATCCTTACGGTATGGCTATAGATGCTTCTGGAAATTTATATGTTGCAGACAGCGGTAATAATTTAATACGAAAGATAACATCATCAGGAGTAGTTACAACAATTGCAGGTAATACAACTCCAGGTTACGTTGATGGAACGGGCACAGCTGCAAGGTTCTATTTACCAGTAAATATAACATTAGATGTTTCCGGTAATTTCTTTATAACTGACAATCGAAATCATCGTATTCGTAAAATGACTTCTGCTGGAGTAGTTAGTACGGTCGCAGGCAGTGGTTCTGCAGGTTATATGAATGGTACCGGTGTTACAGCACAATTTAACAGGCCATATGGTATTGTTGTAGATGCGTTTTCAAACTTATATGTTACGGATACAAATAATGGAGTAATACGAAAAATAACTTCATCAGGAGTTGTAAGTACTTATGCTGGTACGGGTACACCGGGATTTGCAGATGGTCCTGCTGCAAATGCACAATTTCAATGGCCCACAGGTTTGACAATAAATGCTTCAGGTGATCTGTATGAAGCAGATAACGAAACGCATCGGGTACGTAAAGTAACTCCTGCTGGTATTGTATCAACGTTTGCAGGCAATGGCAATGCAGGTTTTGCAAATACTGCAGCTTTATCTGAATATGCCGTTAGTAATGGTGCGTTTGATGAAAATGGAAATGTATTATTTACTGTTACAGATGACGAGATTAGAAATGCCGCAGGCATAAGTGTTGGGACGTTAGCTAATTATACATTACTGCCAGAAGGACATTTTTATGGAACATTAGGTAAAGAGATCTCGATTGTTCCTGTGCCGGGTTCATGCCGTGATTTTTATATCCTTTATTTAAAATATGGCTCAAGTATATGGCATCAAAGCGTGTATTTATTATCTGCAAAGGTTTCTGTTTCTATAGCTGGTGTCGTTACTATTGTAAATAATGGTACGGTCGTTGGTATGACAGGAGGGAATTTTATGAGTTTTGCTGTAAGTAAATTAAATTCTATTGATAATACACGAAATCTTTTTGCAATAGGAGATTATATCTTAAAAAAATATACTATATCATCATCCGGAATAAGTGCAGAAACTAGTATTTTAAGTGTAACTCCTAGTGCAACTAAAGTACTTGAACTTAATGATAACGGTGATAAATTAGCGTGGATAGAAGGCGGCATTTCTAGCAGTACAGCATCTATTCATATATATAATGTTCTATTAGATACCGAAATTAAAAAGAATATTTCTATACCTTATGCTTATTATTATGGTATTGAATTTTCGCCTGATGAAAATTATATTTATTTTTCTGTTTTATCATATCCAACATCTTTAGGGGGGATTTATAAAGTGCCTGCAACAGGTTTAACTGGTTCAGTTACTCCAATACAAATAACAAGCGGTAGCTATATGTACACAGAACTGGAACTTGGCAGGGATGGTTTTATTTATGCAGTAGACGGCTTACCTTCTACCTCTACTACAACAAGTAGCGGCATTCTGGGAAAAATAAATTCGTTGACAGACGCAGTTACAGCAGTAAATATTCCGGTATCGAGTGCAAAATATGTTGGCTTATTACATGGTGATTTTTATATGTTACCGGACCAGATCGATGGCGAAAATTATGATTATTTCTTTGGTACACCTCAATTGACACATTCTTTCAAAATTAATGGAACCCCTGTTAGCCCAGCAGTTGCCACAAATACATTTACCTGTGCTGCTATTGTATTGCAAAATACTGCCAGCGCGGCGACAGCCTATCAGATAACAATCAACAAAGCTGATGCAAACGGCAATGTTGTTTCCGGATATAGTTATACAACAGGATTAATTGCATCAGCTCCGCCCTCAACGATTGATTTGAAGGCATTAGATGCTGCTTATCTTGCGTCAGCTACAGGTTATTTTAAAATACAGTTTTTTACTCAGAATGCTTGTACGTCCAGCACCTATATTGGGCTTATACAGAATAGTACAATTTCTGCAGCATCGGCTAATTTTAAATTGAACGATGGCGATGGGCATGCTTTTTCACCTGATAATACATTGCCTGGCGATACATTAAGTGCCAGCGGTGGTAGTATTAGCGGTCATTATAGCACCGGATATATTGCAACCTATGAAATCAAAGTAGACAAAGTAGATTGCTCAACCGGTTCCGTTTTAACAGCGAATGTTGTGAATGTGCCAGCCACTGCAGTTACAAATGGCGATCCGTCAACGATCACAGCAGTGTCGTTTAATTTGAAAAGCACACCTAAAAATTATTTCTTTTCAAATGCAGGTTGTTTTAAAGTAACCTATACAGTAACCAATGCGTGCGGGTCATCATCACAAACAGGTTATTTTAATTCAGATCCTGCCTTATTCAGAATAGGGAATAATCTGGAAAGTACTTCCAATGCAAATAACATCTATCCGAATCCGACGAAAGGATTAACAACAGTGGTATTCTTATCAAAAGAAGAAAGAATTGTAACCTGTGCATTAAGTAATATTCAGGGAGGAAATGTACTTAGGGTAGTTGATGCTTATTCTGCCTCAACAGGGATAAATGAAATGACATTTGATACCACCAATATTCCTGCCGGTATTTATTTGTATCAATTACTTGATGGCACAAATACTATCCAAACAGGCAAACTCGTTATAACAAAGTAG
- a CDS encoding gliding motility-associated C-terminal domain-containing protein: MLKLHAQNLVPNASFEAYALCGTEITCKNLTPNADAPCYSTCCSSGLPESPDHTISGTKNWWAVSRVNYINGGTPVYISGCIINNWIEEQASTGKHVNTDWYRPRTGNAYILIRTYGGWDISNPQDTTNTRDYAQVRLTVPLQAGCSYEASCYVLNQHGYNDFPSSLSQGTQQADGFGLYFSKDSVYRHYESGQYRALTDIIPQVSNPAGHLLTDTVNYKKISGVFTASGGEEWLVIGNFKDNAHTQAVYNYLDKAVYAVDDISVQEWKPDLVSFTDTTLCADSTLTITLPEGLKEYKWSTGETARQITIAAGNGRYTVEASNGCTILRDTFYLHAVPRYTALDLGKDTFFCKIPAQYALTSPVRFDSYLWSNGAAAAHISITKADTYWLEGTYSCGVLTDTITVSAFEKPDTILLPAADTVLCSDAFLDIELSHAAMYDSYQWNNGSAADRLRIHHAGMYSIQAYTPEGCEVLDTINVSMIYPPANIHISDTLLCSGMQLIVSVPEQAGYTIRWYDGTAAVHSTIYQEGEYWVDIENRCYTVSDTFQVHVVDCALTIPNLITVNGDHKNDFFEIQTAVSRTLEIVLYSSWGRKVYASNDYKNDWNAEGLDAGLYYYQITDSVLRKKYTGWIQVIK; this comes from the coding sequence ATGTTAAAACTGCACGCCCAAAACCTGGTTCCTAATGCCAGTTTTGAAGCATATGCGCTATGCGGTACGGAAATAACCTGCAAAAATCTGACACCAAATGCTGATGCTCCTTGCTATTCAACATGTTGCTCAAGTGGTTTACCTGAGTCTCCGGATCATACTATTAGTGGAACAAAAAACTGGTGGGCAGTAAGCCGAGTTAATTATATTAATGGTGGTACACCTGTGTATATCAGTGGGTGTATTATCAATAACTGGATAGAAGAACAGGCAAGCACTGGTAAGCATGTAAATACCGATTGGTATAGGCCTCGTACTGGAAATGCGTATATTCTGATAAGGACGTATGGAGGCTGGGATATATCTAATCCGCAGGATACCACAAATACACGCGATTATGCCCAGGTAAGGCTTACAGTGCCTCTACAGGCAGGGTGCAGCTATGAGGCATCCTGCTATGTTTTAAATCAACACGGCTACAATGATTTTCCTTCTTCTCTTTCTCAAGGAACGCAGCAGGCAGATGGGTTTGGTTTATATTTTTCTAAAGACAGTGTTTACCGGCATTATGAATCCGGTCAATATCGGGCACTTACAGATATTATTCCCCAGGTATCCAACCCGGCAGGACACCTGCTTACAGATACTGTAAACTATAAAAAGATATCCGGTGTTTTTACGGCTAGCGGCGGAGAAGAATGGCTGGTAATCGGCAACTTCAAAGACAATGCACATACACAGGCTGTTTATAATTATTTAGATAAAGCCGTATATGCTGTTGATGATATTTCCGTACAGGAATGGAAGCCGGATCTGGTTTCGTTTACAGATACAACATTGTGTGCGGATAGCACGCTCACCATAACACTTCCGGAAGGATTAAAAGAGTATAAATGGTCTACCGGTGAAACTGCCCGTCAGATCACTATTGCTGCAGGCAATGGGCGCTATACCGTAGAAGCCAGCAATGGCTGCACCATTCTGCGTGATACCTTTTATCTGCATGCTGTACCACGTTATACCGCATTGGATCTGGGCAAGGATACCTTTTTTTGTAAGATCCCCGCGCAATATGCCTTAACATCACCGGTGCGCTTTGATTCCTATCTCTGGTCCAACGGAGCAGCAGCAGCTCACATCAGCATTACTAAAGCTGATACGTACTGGCTTGAAGGTACCTATAGCTGCGGAGTTTTAACAGACACAATTACTGTTTCTGCATTTGAAAAACCGGATACCATCCTCCTTCCGGCAGCAGATACGGTATTGTGCAGCGATGCATTTTTAGATATTGAGCTGTCTCATGCAGCTATGTATGATTCGTATCAATGGAATAACGGTTCAGCCGCTGACAGGTTACGCATTCACCATGCCGGAATGTATTCCATTCAGGCATACACACCTGAGGGCTGCGAAGTTCTTGATACCATTAACGTTTCGATGATCTACCCGCCTGCAAACATCCATATCAGTGATACATTACTTTGTTCGGGCATGCAATTGATTGTGTCCGTTCCGGAGCAGGCAGGTTATACAATCCGCTGGTATGATGGCACAGCAGCGGTACACAGTACCATTTACCAGGAAGGTGAATACTGGGTTGATATAGAGAACAGGTGTTATACGGTATCGGATACCTTTCAGGTACATGTTGTAGATTGTGCGTTAACCATCCCGAATCTGATCACGGTAAACGGAGATCATAAAAATGATTTTTTTGAAATTCAAACGGCGGTAAGCCGTACCCTTGAAATCGTTCTTTACAGCAGCTGGGGCCGTAAGGTGTATGCAAGCAACGATTATAAAAATGACTGGAATGCAGAAGGTTTAGATGCCGGATTATATTACTATCAGATAACCGATTCTGTTTTGAGAAAGAAATACACCGGCTGGATTCAGGTAATAAAATGA
- a CDS encoding glycosyltransferase has product MRSTIVVSVTTDLVTDQRVYKVCNSLYTNGYTILLVGRKKKDSMVMDKRPYKTHRFNLWFEKGPLFYAQYNLYLFFYLLFHKADIYLANDLDTLLPNYLVSKIKGVPLAYDNHEYFTGVPELIKRPKIQKIWKSIENWIFPKVKYIYTDNFAKRSLFVEEFKQPVEVVMNVPILQETPVDARYRLEGVENKFILIYQGTGINVARGTEELTLAMKYLDERFLLLFVGSGDVIDVLKALVKEHALENKVRFVPKVPHHVLKQYTMQAHLGITVDKPISENYIYSFPNKVFDYVHAGVPVLASRLQEVERIMNLYGIGTFVDSYEPEHIAARIQWIHDNPEQYAVWKENLVHAAKEINWQQQEKILLGIYQRIKEENGL; this is encoded by the coding sequence ATGCGTAGTACAATAGTAGTTTCAGTAACAACCGATCTGGTAACCGACCAGCGGGTATACAAAGTGTGTAACAGTCTTTATACAAACGGCTATACTATTTTATTAGTTGGAAGAAAGAAAAAAGACAGCATGGTGATGGATAAGCGCCCGTATAAAACACACCGCTTTAATTTATGGTTTGAAAAGGGCCCCTTATTTTATGCGCAGTATAACCTGTATCTGTTTTTCTATTTACTGTTCCACAAAGCAGATATTTATTTAGCGAATGATCTCGATACCTTGCTGCCAAATTACCTGGTATCGAAAATTAAAGGTGTGCCGCTGGCATATGATAACCACGAATATTTTACAGGTGTTCCTGAACTGATCAAACGGCCGAAGATACAGAAGATCTGGAAAAGCATTGAAAACTGGATTTTCCCGAAGGTTAAATACATTTACACCGATAATTTTGCCAAGCGAAGTTTATTTGTAGAAGAATTCAAGCAGCCGGTAGAAGTTGTTATGAACGTACCGATCCTGCAGGAAACACCAGTTGATGCCCGGTACAGATTAGAAGGGGTAGAAAATAAATTCATACTCATCTATCAGGGAACAGGTATCAACGTGGCACGCGGAACGGAAGAACTGACACTTGCCATGAAATATCTGGACGAACGTTTTTTACTGTTGTTTGTAGGCAGCGGCGATGTGATTGATGTATTAAAGGCACTTGTAAAAGAACATGCCTTGGAAAACAAGGTACGTTTTGTGCCTAAAGTACCGCACCATGTATTGAAACAATATACCATGCAGGCACACTTAGGTATTACTGTAGATAAACCCATCAGCGAAAATTATATTTACAGCTTTCCCAATAAAGTGTTTGATTATGTACATGCAGGTGTGCCTGTGCTTGCTTCACGTTTGCAGGAAGTAGAACGTATTATGAATCTGTACGGGATCGGTACATTTGTTGATTCCTATGAGCCGGAGCACATTGCAGCACGCATCCAATGGATCCACGATAACCCGGAACAGTACGCGGTATGGAAAGAGAATCTGGTACATGCAGCAAAAGAAATAAACTGGCAGCAGCAGGAAAAAATATTGCTGGGGATTTATCAACGCATTAAAGAGGAAAATGGACTGTAG
- a CDS encoding PAS domain S-box protein, with translation MSQEHESSFQDPSRDELIQQVKELQIINANQRPEKILQEAFEKINLLVITIDQDGLIVYANEAFLEVIGWEKQRLLGENWKEFLEPGKDKNKEEHIYTLIKKQGFIDQLKRKFLSKEGDYRTIKFNVVIHHPIGNDVHLTTLIGEDITDKKKVIRALKDSNDQLQDLFENANDLIQVFDLDGKIQFVNRAWKDILQYSDEEILKLNFRDIIAKEQVGVTMEHLNNILAGKKDDKFETVFTSKNGRNIQVICSVNVRYEKEKPVSFRGIFHDNTEHMRAERAQNLYYKISTLAINSDRLDSLLDNIHKELRTIIAVNNFHVALYDRDHNYLNFPYYVDENIGPKPISMKRIVGKGLTEYSLFNEEPTFLYEEDINKLSEAGAIELLGPTPKIWLGVPLRLENRTIGVICVKSHSDRNKYKRRHVELLDFISGQIALVIERKRNEEQIIDKTARLNAIFESSSHLIWSVNRKRGLTSFNQNYANAIFRKYQKYPTIYDEGVTKEVLVLSDPEFHDSIDKKYKDAFNGQPQHFEACNTNQNGEIFWRETYLNPIFLPDGRIDEVSGISHDITEKKQWEITIQESEEKFRNIFESFQDIYYRTDLSGYITMISPSGCELSGYTQEEIIGKHISEFFTTPKQQVNLIREVLKTGRVKNYETNVNIKGGESIQSISNIRLIYNNEGKPIGVDGVARDITFLKKASQELYHAKEIAEKSLKVKENFLANMSHEIRTPMNGVIGMIDLLNETPLMEEQRKYVQTIKKSSETLLNILNDILDLSKIEAGKMQLRLAPISIEQTVEKLHALFYQQATLKNIDLLYSIDSNVPKVVLADETRLLQILSNLTSNAIKFTDQGSVRIQISLQSKKDLVNKIRVNISDTGIGIAQDKLNVLFGYFNQVDNSSSKSYGGTGLGLAISKELSKLMNGEIGVQTEANKGSVFWFTFEANESKRLVEAKVETPNAFSSEKTFKDYPKILLVDDNAINLFVASEILRKAGCEIDTAGNGLEAIQKVKENPYRMVLMDIQMPQMDGIEATAEIRKLNLAYTPPIIAMTAYSMKEDKDRFMVNGMDDYIAKPIKAESLISKVKAWLDSNAAKNGHTATQTSDETAVEIPILDLEVFEKLKSLSGAEIIDQIYKEFENESLEQIVDCKNSLAMGDFHNILNKLHTLKGVSGTLGLIELESISRLVESKLKKGDYPELAVDIEKLSEAHNRFIEHYTFILNSNSK, from the coding sequence ATGAGTCAAGAGCACGAATCCAGTTTTCAAGATCCTTCAAGAGATGAATTGATCCAGCAGGTGAAGGAGTTGCAGATCATTAATGCAAACCAACGCCCTGAAAAAATTCTTCAGGAAGCTTTTGAAAAAATTAATTTATTAGTGATAACCATCGACCAGGATGGATTGATTGTATATGCCAACGAAGCTTTTCTGGAAGTGATCGGCTGGGAAAAACAACGCCTTCTTGGCGAGAACTGGAAAGAATTTTTAGAACCCGGAAAAGATAAAAACAAAGAAGAACATATTTATACCCTGATCAAAAAGCAGGGATTCATTGATCAGCTGAAACGGAAGTTCCTTTCTAAAGAGGGTGATTACCGCACCATAAAATTCAATGTAGTTATTCATCACCCTATTGGTAACGATGTACATTTAACAACACTGATCGGCGAAGATATTACCGATAAAAAGAAAGTAATCCGTGCGCTGAAAGACAGTAATGACCAGTTACAGGATCTGTTTGAAAATGCCAATGACTTAATTCAGGTGTTTGACCTGGATGGGAAAATTCAGTTTGTAAACCGTGCCTGGAAAGATATTCTGCAATATTCGGATGAAGAAATACTGAAACTGAATTTCCGGGATATTATTGCCAAAGAACAGGTAGGTGTTACCATGGAACACCTGAATAATATCTTAGCCGGAAAAAAAGACGACAAATTTGAAACGGTCTTTACCAGTAAAAACGGTCGCAACATTCAGGTGATCTGCAGTGTGAACGTACGGTATGAGAAAGAAAAACCGGTTTCGTTCAGAGGAATCTTTCACGACAATACCGAACACATGCGTGCAGAACGTGCGCAGAACCTGTATTACAAGATCTCTACCCTTGCCATCAACAGCGACCGCCTGGATTCGCTGCTGGACAATATTCACAAAGAACTGCGAACCATTATTGCTGTAAACAACTTTCACGTTGCGCTGTATGACCGCGATCATAATTATTTAAATTTCCCCTATTACGTGGATGAGAATATCGGCCCAAAGCCGATCAGCATGAAACGTATTGTAGGGAAAGGCTTAACAGAATATTCGCTCTTCAATGAAGAACCAACGTTCTTATATGAAGAAGACATCAATAAACTTTCGGAAGCGGGAGCTATTGAATTACTGGGACCAACACCGAAGATCTGGCTGGGTGTACCGCTGCGCTTAGAGAACAGAACCATTGGCGTGATCTGTGTTAAAAGCCACAGTGACCGGAATAAATACAAACGCCGGCACGTTGAGCTGCTGGATTTCATTTCCGGACAGATTGCCCTGGTAATTGAACGTAAGCGCAATGAAGAACAGATCATTGATAAAACGGCACGTTTAAATGCCATCTTTGAAAGCAGCTCGCACTTAATCTGGTCGGTAAACCGCAAACGTGGTTTAACTTCGTTCAATCAGAATTACGCGAATGCTATTTTCAGAAAATATCAAAAGTACCCGACCATTTACGATGAAGGGGTAACCAAAGAAGTATTGGTGTTATCTGATCCGGAATTTCATGATTCCATTGATAAAAAATACAAAGACGCATTCAACGGACAGCCGCAGCATTTTGAAGCCTGCAATACCAACCAGAATGGGGAAATCTTCTGGCGCGAAACATACCTGAACCCGATCTTCCTTCCCGATGGCCGGATTGATGAGGTATCGGGTATTTCCCACGACATTACGGAGAAGAAACAATGGGAAATAACGATTCAGGAAAGCGAAGAAAAATTCCGGAACATCTTCGAATCGTTCCAGGATATTTATTACCGTACCGACCTGAGCGGTTACATCACCATGATCTCTCCTTCCGGCTGCGAACTGAGCGGCTATACACAGGAAGAAATCATCGGCAAACACATCAGTGAATTCTTTACCACGCCGAAACAGCAGGTGAACCTGATCCGTGAAGTATTAAAAACAGGCCGGGTTAAAAATTATGAAACGAATGTAAACATCAAAGGCGGGGAATCGATACAAAGTATTTCAAACATCCGTTTGATCTACAACAACGAAGGAAAGCCAATTGGTGTGGATGGTGTAGCCAGAGACATTACATTTTTAAAGAAAGCATCGCAGGAATTATATCATGCCAAAGAGATTGCAGAGAAGTCGCTTAAGGTAAAGGAAAACTTCCTTGCGAACATGAGTCATGAGATCCGTACGCCAATGAATGGTGTGATCGGTATGATTGACTTATTGAATGAAACACCGCTGATGGAAGAACAGCGTAAGTATGTGCAGACGATAAAAAAATCATCTGAAACATTACTGAATATTTTAAATGACATTCTGGATCTTTCTAAAATAGAGGCAGGCAAAATGCAGCTGCGTCTCGCTCCTATTTCCATTGAGCAAACTGTTGAAAAACTGCATGCATTATTTTATCAGCAGGCAACGTTAAAAAATATTGATCTGTTATACAGCATTGATTCAAATGTGCCTAAAGTTGTGCTTGCAGATGAAACCCGTTTGCTGCAGATCCTTTCCAATCTTACATCCAACGCAATAAAATTCACCGATCAGGGTTCTGTCCGCATCCAGATTTCTTTACAGTCTAAAAAAGATCTGGTAAATAAAATCCGGGTCAACATCAGCGATACCGGGATCGGTATTGCGCAAGACAAGCTGAATGTATTGTTCGGTTATTTTAACCAGGTGGATAACTCTTCCTCTAAGTCATACGGCGGTACCGGTCTGGGTTTAGCGATTTCCAAAGAATTAAGTAAGCTGATGAATGGCGAGATTGGCGTGCAGACAGAGGCCAACAAAGGCAGTGTTTTCTGGTTCACCTTTGAAGCCAATGAAAGCAAACGTTTGGTTGAAGCGAAAGTTGAAACACCAAATGCATTCTCCAGTGAAAAAACATTCAAGGATTATCCGAAAATTTTATTGGTGGATGATAACGCCATCAATCTGTTTGTTGCTTCTGAAATCTTACGGAAAGCGGGCTGTGAAATTGACACCGCCGGCAATGGCCTTGAAGCCATCCAAAAGGTGAAGGAAAACCCGTACCGGATGGTGCTCATGGATATACAAATGCCGCAGATGGATGGTATTGAAGCAACTGCTGAGATCCGTAAATTAAATTTAGCCTATACACCTCCGATCATTGCCATGACCGCTTATTCCATGAAAGAGGATAAAGACAGGTTTATGGTCAATGGCATGGACGATTATATTGCGAAACCCATCAAGGCAGAAAGTCTGATTTCAAAGGTTAAAGCGTGGCTCGATTCAAATGCGGCTAAAAACGGACATACGGCAACACAAACAAGCGATGAAACGGCGGTCGAGATCCCGATTCTGGATCTGGAAGTGTTTGAAAAACTAAAAAGCCTTTCCGGTGCGGAAATAATCGATCAGATTTATAAAGAGTTTGAAAATGAATCACTTGAGCAAATTGTGGATTGTAAAAATTCGCTTGCTATGGGGGACTTTCATAATATTTTAAATAAATTGCACACATTAAAGGGCGTTTCCGGTACGCTGGGATTGATTGAATTAGAATCTATTTCAAGATTGGTAGAATCTAAATTGAAAAAGGGAGATTATCCGGAATTAGCTGTTGATATTGAAAAACTTTCTGAAGCGCATAACCGTTTCATAGAGCATTACACTTTTATTTTAAATTCGAATTCAAAATGA
- a CDS encoding response regulator, with amino-acid sequence MSAKKVLVAEDSSVIQNLTKKILQFQNYEITAVKNGKEVMKELDKGSFDIILMDINMPQMDGMTCAQEIRKLSDPVKAAIPIVAITGNAKNYSDDDFKSAGINAYLQKPLDFDRLVEVVKEYTA; translated from the coding sequence ATGAGCGCAAAAAAAGTATTAGTTGCTGAAGATAGTTCAGTTATTCAAAACTTAACGAAGAAAATTTTACAGTTCCAGAACTATGAAATCACGGCTGTAAAAAATGGAAAAGAAGTTATGAAAGAACTTGACAAGGGTTCATTTGATATCATTTTGATGGATATTAACATGCCTCAAATGGATGGAATGACATGTGCGCAGGAAATCAGAAAATTATCCGATCCGGTTAAGGCTGCGATTCCAATTGTTGCCATAACAGGGAATGCAAAAAACTATTCCGACGACGACTTTAAATCTGCCGGGATCAATGCCTATTTACAGAAACCATTGGATTTTGATCGTCTGGTTGAAGTTGTAAAAGAATATACCGCTTAA
- a CDS encoding MBL fold metallo-hydrolase has protein sequence MLKATFLGTGTSQGIPVIACACEVCKSFDYRDKRLRTSVFIETDKVKLVIDTGPDFRQQMLRERIKNLDAILFTHEHKDHIAGLDDVRGFNYAQKRDMPVYARHNVIDSLKREFAYIFAEYQYPGIPRIDIHELKNEPFEIQGEKIIPIEVMHFKLPVFGFRIQDFTYITDANFISDTEIEKIKGSKIVVLNALQKEAHVSHYTLEQAIEVIKHINPEQAYFVHMGHRMGKQADVEKELPHNMHFAYDGLTLQL, from the coding sequence GTGTTAAAAGCAACTTTTTTAGGGACAGGAACATCTCAAGGCATACCTGTGATTGCTTGTGCATGTGAAGTTTGCAAATCGTTTGATTACCGCGATAAACGTCTGCGTACATCGGTGTTTATTGAAACCGATAAGGTAAAACTGGTTATTGATACCGGTCCGGATTTCAGACAACAGATGCTCAGAGAGCGTATAAAAAATCTTGATGCCATCCTTTTCACCCACGAACATAAAGACCACATTGCCGGCCTGGATGACGTGAGAGGATTTAATTACGCGCAAAAACGCGACATGCCTGTGTATGCGCGCCATAATGTTATTGATTCATTAAAACGGGAGTTTGCATACATTTTTGCGGAATATCAATATCCGGGTATCCCACGCATTGATATTCATGAATTAAAAAATGAACCCTTCGAAATTCAAGGGGAAAAAATTATTCCTATTGAAGTGATGCATTTTAAATTGCCTGTTTTTGGTTTCCGTATTCAGGATTTCACCTACATAACCGATGCGAATTTTATTTCGGATACAGAAATAGAAAAAATCAAAGGTTCTAAAATCGTTGTGCTGAATGCACTGCAAAAAGAGGCGCATGTTTCTCACTATACGCTTGAGCAGGCCATTGAAGTGATCAAACACATCAACCCTGAACAGGCCTATTTTGTACACATGGGCCACCGGATGGGCAAGCAGGCAGACGTTGAGAAAGAACTCCCCCATAACATGCATTTTGCTTACGATGGCCTTACGCTTCAGTTATAA